The DNA segment GCGTCGCGGCGACGTGCCAGGTGGCGGCCATCGCCACCCCCAACGACACCCCGAGGTGCAGGGCGACGGGGCGGCGGTACGCCGCCGCCAGCTCGGCGATGCGGCAGCCCTCGGTGATCCCGCAGCGGGCGATGTCGGGCTGCGCGACGTCAAGGGCGTCCTGCCTGAGCCAGTCGGCAAACTGGTGGCCCGTGCGGAGGGCCTCACCGACCGCCACCGGGAGATCGAGCTGGTTCGCCAGACGGGCGTGCCCCAAGACATCCTCCGGCTCGATGGGAGATTCCAGCCACTCCACGCCGAGCGCCGCCAGCCGCCCCCCGAGCCGCACCGCCTCCTCCATCGAGTAGACCCAGAAGGCGTCGGCCACGAGGCGGGCGCCCGAGCCCACGCGGTCGCGGACGGCCGCTGCCTGCGCGACGTCGGGGTCGAGACCGTGGCCGAGATACAGCTTGACGCCCGCGTACCCGGCCCGAAAGCACTCCGCGGCCAGCGCGGCGCGGTCCTCCACCGTCGGCGCGCGCAGCCCGGAGACGTAGGCCGGCAGCCGGTCCCGCAGCGGGGCGCCGATCGCCGCCGCGAGCGGGGTCCCGGCCGCCTTCGCCGCGATGTCCCATAGGGCGATGTCCAGCCCGCTGATCGCATCGACCATGAACCCGGTAAAATGCCCGCGCACGTTCATGCTCTGATACATCCGATCACGCAGGGCGCGCACATCGCGGGGGTCCGCCCCGAGCAGCATCGGCCCGAGGAGACGGTCGACCACGGCCTGGGCGGCCTCAGGCACGATGGGGGCCTGGCACTCGCCCCACCCGTGCAGGCCCTGGTCGGTGTCGATCCGCACCAGCAGCGACTCCGTCCGGTCGGCGTAGACTTCCCGCCAGTCCTCTTCAAAGTAGTACTCGCTTCCGGGAAAGCGGGCGGGGCGCGCCGTGTGGCCGCCGAAGCGATCGTGATAGGGGATCTTCACCGCAAATGTCTGGACTCGATCGATCCGCACCGAGCACCTCTCCCTACGCGAGTGCCTGCACGGCGCCGAGAATCCCGACGACCAGCAGGAATCCGAGGACCGTCCGCTCGAACCCGCGCTCCGACAACCGGGCGGCGACGGCGATGCCGCCCGCATATCCCAGGAGAGCGCACGGGACGAGGGCGAGCGCCAGCCGGATCGTCGGCGGGGGCATGGCGCCCGACAGCACCAGCAGTCCCACGCTGGCCAGCGTCGTCAGAAAGACGAACGCGACGATGTTCGCGCGGAAGAGATCCTTGGACTGCCCCCACCAGAGCAGCAGTAACGCCACGGGCGGTCCGTTCAGGCTGGTCCCCGTGGAAAGAATCCCGCTCACCACCCCCGCCGCAACCGCCTGCCAGGGAGCCGGACGAACGCGGGGACGAACGCCGGTCAGCCTGGAGGCGGCAAACGCGGCGGTGAGCCCGGCGATGGCCACCTTGATCGCTACGGGGTGGGCATGGAGCAAGAGGAAAAGCCCCAGCGGCATCCCGGCCAGGCTGGAGAGAGACATCCGGCCCACCAGCTTCCAGTCGGCCCCGAGGCGGATCTCGGGACGCGCGAGCAGGACCCCACTCGTGACGGTCCCGAGCGCCAGGGTCAGTGCGACGATCGTCCGGGGAGGGTACACCGCGGCAAGCAGCGGCGCGCTGAACAGGTTGAAGCCAAACCCGGTGGCGGCGGCCCCAGCCGCCGCCGCGAGAATCACCAGCGCGGCGTAGATCACGAGCGGCCGCCCGCCCCCCCCGCCGCAGAGGTCCGCCCCCCCAGCGCGGCGACGGCCGCCGCGGCGGCCTCGATGAGCTGCGCGGTCTCGCGCGGCGTGACCACGAGCGGCGGGGCAAGGATCACAGGGTTGTCGACAAACGCCAGCACGCCGCGGTGGCGCAGGTCCCGCTCCAGCCGGTCGAGATCGCGGGAGCGGAGGCGGCGGGGCGCGCGCGTCGCGCGGTCCTCCACCAGCTCGATCGCGACCATCAGACCCACCCCGCGCACCTCCCCGACGGCCGGGCAGGTCGCGAGCGCCTGCCGCAGTCCCTCGCGCAGCCGTGCGCCCTCGACGGCGGCGCGAGCGGCAAGATCCTCCGCCGCAACGATCCGGAGGCAGGCCAGAGCGGCCGCGCACGCGGCGGGGTGTCCGGAGTAGGTGAACCCATGCGGGATCATCCTCGCCTCAAGCCGAGCCGCGACGTGGGAGCGCATCGCCACGGCGGCGAGCGTCTGATAGCCGCCGGTCATCCCCTTGCCGAGGATCATCAGGTCCGGAACCACCCCCCAGTGGTCGCAGGCGAACCACCGGCCGGTGCGCCCGAACCCGGTGATCACCTCGTCGGCGACGAGCAGCACCCCGTACCGATCGCAGATCGCCCGCAGGCGCGGCCAATAGTCGTCGGGGGGCACCAGGACGCCGCCCGGGCCGGGAACCGGCTCCGCGAAGACCGCGGCCACCCGATCCGGGCCCGCGGCGGCGATCGCCTCTTCCACGGCCCCGGCACACGCCAGGGTGCAGGCCGGGCCGTCCGCACAGAACCGGCACCGGTACCGATACGGCGCCGGGGTAAACCGGATGCCAGCCAGGCGCGCGCCGATCCCACGGAGCAACCCGCGGTCGGGATCGCTGAGGGATGCCCCGGCATAGGTACTGCCGTGCGCCGAGTACTCGCGGCTGATCACGATTCGCCGGCGGCGCTCGCCAGCCGCGGAATGATACAGGCGCGCGAACTTCAGCGCCGTGTCGACGGCTTCGGACCCGGTCGGGACCAGCGCCACCGCCGAGAGATCGCCGGGGAGAACGTCCGCCAGCCGCGCCGCCAGGTCCAGCGCCAGCGGTGATGCGGCGTCGGTGAGCGGGGCAAACGAAAGCCGGCGGAGCTGCTCGTGCACGGCGTCCGCCACGTCCGCGCGCCCGTAGCCGACCGTCACCGCCCACAGCCCGGACCGGGCGTCGAGGTAGGCCCGGCCGCGGTCATCCCAAACCCGGCACCCCTCGCCCCGCACCAAGAGCAGAGGGCCGCCCCGTCGGCGCAGCGCGGTTTGCGCCTGCCCTTGCAACCACAGCGACCCACCCGGCCCGGAGGCCGGGGCCGGCTTCACCTCGCCGCGCCGCGCATGTCCGGGGAGATCCGGTGCCGGTCACACCGGTCGACGGCCGGGCCCTTCGCGGCGCCGGCGATGCCGTGGCAGTTCATCGAGGGGCTCCTTCCCAGGCGAATGGCAACCGGATTCTCCGCCCGGGGAGGATCTCCCTGGAACGACGGGGTCAGTGCCCGAAGAAGCCGATCAGGCCGACCGCGATGAGGTAGAGCGCCACGATGGAGTTCGAGAGGTGGGGCACGATGAGGATCAGGATCCCCGCGATCAACGCCACCAGGGGCGACGGCGCGGTCGCGCTCACGATCCACGTGGGTCCCCGCAGCGCACCGGGGGCGGCAAACCCAGGTACCGCGACAACCTCCACGAGCAGCGCGAGCAGGATCGCACAGACCGACGCGAAACGAACGTATCGTCTGCGCTCCGCACACTCATCATCGTCCCTCCGAAGGACACACCCTCTCCACGTGTCCGCATGGGCTCCTCGTCTATCATTTTTCCCCATTCTCGCGCCGCGATGTCGCGAGTCCCACCCCCCGCCTCACCGGGGGCGATGTTTGACGGCGGGCCGGGGAGGGTAACGACGTACGCGGGAAGGGCATTTCAGCCGTTCCTGGGGGGGTCGGCGAAAAAGGAGGCGTGTGTATGAAACGCTTGGCTCTCGTCGCGCTGCTGCTCGCCTGTGCGGCGGTCTCCACATCAGTCCGCCCGGCGTCGGCGCAACAAGGTCCCATTCGCGTGTATATCGACGGGCAATCGATCGGCTTCGATGTCCCGCCGATGGTCAGCCAGAACCGAGTCTTCGTCCCGCTGCGCGGCATCTTCGAGCGCCTGGGGGCAACGGTGGACTACGATGCCGCCACCCAGCACATCGTGGCCATCCGGGGCGGGCAGACGGTCGAACTGACGATCGGTTCGCGCCAGGCTCGAGTCAATAATACGCCCGCGCTGCTCGACGTCCCCGCGTTCACGATCGGTGGCCGGGCGATGGTGCCGCTGCGGTTCATCAGCGAATCCCTCGGCGCGAGCGTGCAGTGGGTGGACGCCAGCCAGACGATCTTGATCGGTTCGGCCGGCGCCAGCCCTCCCCTGCCGCCCCAAGGCGAGCCGAGTGCCGTGCCCCCGCCCCCACCGGCCCAAAACCAGACGATCAGCGGACGACTGATGGCGGTGTCCACGGGAGGGAATCCACGGATCGTCGTCCGCAGCGGCGGGCAGGATTCCACGATCGCGGTCCTGCCCGACACCTCCATCTTTCGCTACAACGCGGAGACCCATACCGGTGGCTCCGCCCCGCTGGGCGCCCTTCGGAATGGCGACCAGGTCACGGTGATCGTCAACGATCAAGGTCAGGCCATGAAGATCACGGCGGACTACCGCGTGGTGGCGGGGGGCAGGATCGTCGGGGTAAACTCACAGGAGCGTACCGTCACGCTGGCCAACGGCCGGACCTTCGTGGTGATGGACAACTCCGAGATCACCCTGAACGGCCAGCCCGCCGATTGGGGAGCGCTGCAGTCGGGACGGAGCGCCCGCTTCCTGGTCGTTGCGGGCACCAATCAAGCGTATGCCGTCCGGGTGGTCAACACCACGCAGAATCCACCTCAGAGCGTGATCGCTCCACAGATCGAAACCCCGGTGCCGGGCGCCCAGGTGGGCAACACCTTCTCCGTAAGAGGGATGGCTCAACCCGGCGCGCTCGTCGTGGTCAAGGCCCAGCCGAAGCTGCTTGGGCAGGCGGCGCAGGCGCAGACGACCGCGGACCTCGCCGGGAGGTGGCGCGTGCCGATGAACCTGACGTCGCTTCCGTTTGTGACATTTCCGTACGTCGTCTCGGCCATTGAGGTCGTCAACGGTGTGCAGTCCGATCCGGCCAGCATTGAGGTGAACGTGCACTGAGCCGCGGTCCGGATCGTGTCCGGTGCGGCCGGGAGTCCCCGGCCGCACCACCTTTCTCCCCCCAGCCCCTGGATCCGTCGCATTCGCCGGGGGAACGCCCTTTGCGGATCAGCCCGCGGCTTCTCGGTCGGGATTGTGCCGGACCCGGCTCCCGCCCAAACTCCGGCGCTCCCCCCCGGCGGCAGGAAGTGATCCCTCCCGCTCTGAAAACAGGACGCGGTCGACGCGAAAAACCGGCGCAGTGGGACACGAGGAGGGCCAGACCATGGCAGTGCGGGAGGTTCCGCTATTCATCGACGGGCACTGGGTCAACGGTCACGTCGGCGGCAAATTCGAAGTGCTCAACCCGGCGACGTCTGAACCGATCGCCGCCGTTCCCGACGGCGGCCCCGAACAGGCGCGGGCGGCCGTCGACGCCGCCGCCCAGGCGTTCCCGAAGTGGGCCGCGCTGACCGCGCTCCAGCGCGGCGCCATCCTCTTGAAAGCTCGGGACATCCTGACCTCGCGGATCGATGCGCTGGCGCGCCTGATCACCGAAGAAAACGGCAAGCCGGTCGCCGAGGCGAAGGGCGAGGTGACGTTCGGCATCCAATACCTCCCCTGGTTTGCTGAGGAAGCCCGGCGCGTCTACGGCGAGATCGTCCCTCCGCCCGTGCCGCACAAGCGGCTCTGGGTCACCCATCAGCCCATCGGGGTCGTCGCCGCGATCACGCCCTGGAACTTTCCCGCCACGATGGTGCTCCGCAAAATCGCTCCCGCGCTCGCCGCCGGGTGTACGGTGGTGCTGAAACCGCCCAAGGAAACTCCGCTCACGGCGATCGAAATCGCCCGGGCCTTCGAGGAGGTGGGTCTGCCCCACGGGGTGTTCAACGTCGTGGTCGGGAAGCGCGCCGCGCCGATCGCGGAGGTCTTCATGAACGATCACCGCGTCCGCAAAATCGCCTTCACCGGCTCGACCGAGATCGGCAAGATGTTGATGGCCCAGGCGGCGAACCAGCTCAAGCGCGTCGCGTTCGAGTTGGGCGGCAATGCCCCGTATATCGTCTTCGACGACGCGGACATCGACAGGGCGGTGGCCAACGCGGTCGCGATCAAGTACTTCCGCGTCGGCGGCCAATCGTGCATCTGCGCGAATCGGGTCTACGTGCAGCGCCCCGTCGCCGAGGCATTCCTGGCGAAGTTCACAGAGGCGGTTCGGGCGATCAAGGTCGGCTCGGGCTTTGAACCCGGGGTGATGGTCGGCCCGATGATCAACGCGGAGACACTCGAAAAGGTGGAAGGCCTCGTCAACGACGCCGTGAAGAGAGGGGCCCGCCCGCTCACCGGAGGGCACCGGTTGACCGAAGGGGCCTATCGCCAGGGGTTCTTCTTCGCCCCGACCGTGCTGACGGACGTGACGGAGGAGATGCCGGTGGCGCACGACGAGACGTTTGGCCCGGTGGCGCCGGTGCTCGTCTTCGACACCGATGACGAGGTCATCGCCCGATCGAACAACACGGCGTTTGGCCTAGCCGCGTACGTGGCGGCGCGCGACATGCGCCGGATCATCCGGGTCAGCGAGGCGCTGGAGTACGGGTTGATCTGCGTGAACGACGCCACGGGGTACACGCACGAGATTCCGTTTGGCGGCTTCAAGGAAAGCGGCCTGGGTCGCGAGGGCGGGCGTCAGGGCATCGAGGAGTACATGGAGGTGAAATCCATCTCCCTGAACATCAGTTGACTGCCCGACGCCGCCATCCTCCCCAGCGCTGATGGCGCCCGGATCAAGCGACGCGCGGGTCATCGAGGTTCCGTGTGACGTGTTCATCGCCGGCGGCGGCCTGGGGGGGGTCGCCGCCGCGCTTCGGGCGGCCCGCCTCGGACGGCGGGTCTGCCTGATCGAAGAGACGGGATGGCTCGGCGGACAGATCAGCACCCAAGGCGTTGCCCATCTTGACGAACACCGCTACATCGAGAGCTTCGGGGGAACCGCGAGTTACTATGAACTCCGCGCCCGCATCCGAGCCTTCTACCGCTCCCACTATGAACTGTCCGAAGAGGGCCGCCGCGCTACGGAGCTGAATCCCGGGAACGCCTGGGTGAGCCGCCTGTCGTTCGAGCCCAGGGTGGGCGCAGCGGTGATCGACGAGATGCTCGCCGGCCCCCACGACTCCGGGACCCTGCAAGTCTTCACCCACACCCGAGCGATCGCCGCGGAGGTCTTCGGAGGACGCGTGGCGTCGGTGCTCACCCGGCAAACCGACAGCGGCACACTGATCCGCTTCCGCGCGGCGTACGTGCTCGATGCGACCGACCTCGGTGATCTCTTCGTGCTCACCGCGACCGCCTACGCGGTGGGAGCGGAGTCCCACGCCGAGACCGGAGAGCGGTCGGCCCCCGAGCAGCGGGATCCCGCCTGCACCCAGGATTACACGTTTCCGTTTGCGGTGGAGTACCGCCCGGGGGAGGACCACACGATCCCCAAGCCGCCCGGGTACGAGGTGCAGCGCGCCGCGCAACCCTATTCGCTCTCCTCGACGCCCTGGATTCCGGGGACCCCCGCCTACAAGATGTTCGAGACCGCCCCCGGGACCCACGGTCCGTTCTTCACCTATCGCCGCATCCTCGACGCGAGGAACTTCGACGATGCCCGGATCGTCCACGACGTCGCCGTGATCAACTGGCCGAGCAACGACTTCCGGGGCGGGACGCTGGTCGACCGCCTGCCGGACGAACAGACCCGGCTGCGCGAGCGCGCGCGGCTGCTGAGCTTGGGGTTCCTCTATTGGCTGCAGACCGAGGCGCCCCGGGACGACGGCGGCGCCGGGTATCCGGAACTCCTCCCCCGACCCGATGTGATGGGAAGCGCCGACGGACTCTCGCAGGCCCCGTACATCCGCGAGGGGCGCCGGCTGCGGGCCAAGCAGACCATCCGCGAACAGGACATCGCCGAGGCGACGAATCCCAGGGCGCGGGCGGCGAGGTTCGCGAATACGGTGGGGATCGGCTGGTACCCGATCGACCTGCACGGATGCGGGCGGGAGACGATCGGCATCCCGACCAAACCCTTCCAGATTCCCCTCGGCGCGATGGTGCCGGAGCGGACCCTCAACCTCATCCCCGCCGGCAAGAACATCGGCACGACGCATCTCTCGAACGGGGCGTACCGGCTGCACCCCGTGGAGTGGGCGGTCGGCGAGGCAGCCGCGGTGCTCGCGGTCTTCTGCCAGCGGGCCGCCGCCTCGCCCCAGGAAGTGTACGCTGACGACACCCTGGTGCGCCGGCTGCAGCTGACGCTGCTCGATCAGAGCATTCCCCTCTACTGGTACGAGGATGTCCCGCTCGCCCACCCGGCGTTTGCGGCGACACAGCTGCTGGCCGTCGCCGGCGCGTGGGAAGGGGAACCCGACACGCTCGCCTTCTCCCCCCGAAGCACCATGACGCTCGCCGCGGGAAAACGACGCGTGGCCGCCGCCGCGGTCACCCTCCGATCGCAGCGCGTTGGAGGCGCGAACCCGGATGCGGACGTCCTGCGGGCCGGCCCGGAGGATACCACCCTCCCGCTCCGCTGGTCCGCGGCGGCGACGATGATCACCCTGTCCATTCCCGGCGCCACGGTCCCGCCGCTCCCGGGCGAAGATCGGCGGATGACCCGGGCGGATCTCGCGATGTGGCTGGGGCGGCTGCTCCGTGAGGCGATCGAGCGGGAGGCGGCCGCCGGCTAGCGACCGACAGGCGGTGCGCGGGGACCCCGACTAAGCGAAGAGCTTGAGGTAGTCCTCTCGAAGCGGATAGAAGACATCCACGACCAACGCGCCGCCGCGGCCCGCCCGGCCGCTGTGCTGGATGCCTCCCGGGATCACGTAGGTGTCTCCGGGCCGGAGCGTCCGCCGCTCCGCGCCGATCTGCATCTCCAGTTCGCCCTCGATGATCAGACCGAGTTGCTCGTGGTGGTGGGAGTGGAGTGGGACCTCTCCCTCCGGGGTGAACTCCACGTAGTTCAACATCACATGCTCTCCCGCCAGGGGCTTAATCGTCACCCCCTTCGCGACTTCTTTTCCCCGCAACTGCTTGATCGAGGTGATGATCTGCTTGGCCGGCATCGGATCCCTCCTCGCCGACCCTTTCCCCCGAACCGGGCTCGGCCGGTGCAAGATTCGACTCCTCCGTGCGAGCTTCCCGCCGGGGGAGGGCGCCGGCGTTTGGGGCGGGTGCATCGTGGGTACAATAGTAGTCAGCGAACGGGTATCCCCTGGCATCGCCCGCGGAGGTGAACGTCGTGGTTCTTCTGCTGTTGGGCGTACTGATCCTCGTGGCCACCGGGCACCTGTTCGTGCACTGATCGCCCGCATGATCGCGACGGGCAGATGAGGGATCTCATGAATTGGTCGAGTCGAACCGTGCATGCGCTGGCCCTGGGTGCCGGCGTCGCCCTGATCCTCCAGGGGCTCGCGCTGCCCGCGCCCGCCCAGCAGACGCCGCCGGCCCAAAGCGCCCCCGACGCCCAAGCGGTGACGGTCACACTGGCCCGCGGGATCAAGGATACCAGTTCCATCTTCGGATCCGGCCTGGTCACGCCGGTCGATCCGACCACAAGCTTCGTGGACACGGATCTCCCCTACGCGATCGTCAAAGTGAAACCGCTCCCCCCGGAGGCGGAGGTGACGTTACGCCTCGCGGATCCGACCGGGCCGGCGTACACGATCAACGCGAAGATCCCCTCCCATCGAGGCAATCCCAAGGAGTTCGACGTCGCCCTGCCGATGTATATCCTGGGCACCGACCTCGAGGACCGCTTCGGCACCTGGCGTCTCGACGTGGCGTTCAACGGACAACCTCGGGGCGACACCGCGTTTCAATGGGCCCCCGCCTCCCCGATACAGCTTTCCAAGATCAAAGACCTCATCGATCAAGACCCGATGAGCGCGGACCTCCACTGGCGATACGGCGCCGCGCTGGCGCTGCTCCACCACGACCAAGAGGCGATCCGGGAGCTGCAGAGCGCGATCCAGCTCGACCGGAACTACGCGCTGTACTACATCACGCTCGGGCGGGTCTATGAGCGGGAAGGGCGCACCGCGGACGCGATGCGAAATTTCCAGACCGCCTTGTCGCTCCACGGGTCCTACTACGATACGGTATACTCCGGGTGGGCAAAGGCGCATCTGACCCGACTGCAGGCCCGCTAGCCGCCGGCGGCGCGGGGGGGCGCCCGGCGCCCGCGGGGCCGGAACAGGAGGATCGCCGCGCACCCCATCTACCTCAGGACTCTGTGCTTCATCCGCGACGGGGATCGCGTGCTCCTCCTCCGCCGAAACAAACCCCCCAACGACGGCCTCTACAATGCCCCCGGCGGGAAGATCGAACCGCATGAGGATCCGTATGAATCCTGCCTCCGGGAAGTCCATGAGGAAACCGGATTGCAGCTCCCCGAGGCCGCCCTCCGAGGCATCATCACCGTCGTCGTACAGGAGACCGGCGGCCAGTGGGTCTTGTTCGTATTCGTCGCCGATCGGCCGGCCGGGCCGGCGGATCCCGTGACGACGGACGAGGGCGCGCTCCGCTGGGTCCCCCTCGACGAGATCTCCACCCTTCCCGTGTTCCCGGACATCCCGCTGATGCTTCCCCACATCCTGGCGCCCCAGGGTGGGCTGCTCATGGGAAAGGTCCGCGCGCTGAACGACGACGCCGACAGCATCGTGGACTACGAATTCCGCACCGCGTGACCGTGCGCGCGATGCACCGGCGCGCAGCCTTGACCCCCCTTTCGGGTCCTTCTACAATCGAGGAGGGAAGTTCCGCCCCCAGTCTCCCATCAAGAAGTACCAGTGGGATCACCGGATCGTCCCCGGCGCCGAGCGGGCGGATGGAGACGAATCGGCCGAACAGGGCCTCGTCTTCGGTGACCGCGCGTCGCGGCCCGCCGGCGCGTAACCAGGCGCGAAAAAGGAGACGGATGCCCGAAGACGTGCTGGTAGTTCCGCGCGCCCGCCTGTTTCCCGCGGGCGGCTTTCACGGCTTCTCGACCGACGCGATCCCCCGATATCTAGCGGCGATCGCCGCGCACGCCCACTTCGCACCGCGGGCGCGGGTGGAGGAAGATGCCAGCCTGAAGCAGATCATCCCTTACGTCGTCCTCCGCCACCGCGAGACCATCTTCCTCGTCCGGCGGACCCGCGGAGGATCGGAAGCCCGCCTCCGGGAGAAGCTCTCCGTCGGCTTGGGCGGCCACATCAATCCGGAGGACGTCGGGGACGCCGTCGACCCCGTGGAGGCGGGGATGCGGCGCGAGCTCGCCGAGGAGGTCGAGGTACCGCCGGGGTGGCGGGCGCGGCCGGTCGGAGTCATCAACGACGACGTCGAACCGGTGGGCCGGGTGCATTTCGGGCTCGTCTACCTCGCGGATCTGCCCACCCCGGACGTGCGCGTGCGAGAGACGACCAAGCTGGCGGGGGCGTTTGCCGGGCTGCACGAGATCCGGGCGGCGTACGACCGGCTGGAAACCTGGTCGCAGTTCATCGTCGACGCGATCGACCTGCGCGAGATCTAACCGATGCCCGTCTCCGCCCCGCCGGGTGGTGACCGGGAGTGCCTGGCTGCGCGGGGGTAGCCGTGGCGATCCACCTCCCCGAGGCCGAGGGGGTCCACCTCGCCCGCACCCTGGAGTCCGGCCAGGCCTTCCGCTGGCGGTGGGAGCGTGGCGCGAGCGGTCGCGGGGCGGTGGTCGGCGTGATCGGCGGCCGGGTGCTTCGGATCCTCCAGGATGAACGCGGACTGTGGTTGATCTCACCCCCCACCGACGCGGCGCGGCGGCGGCTGCGGACCTACCTGGGGCTCCTCGCCGGCCCCGGGCGCTTGAGCGACGTGGAGGCGGCGCTGGCGCGCGACCCGGCGCTCTCGCGGGTACTCCCGCACACTCGCGGCATCGCCGTCCTGGCGCAGGATCCATGGGAAGTACTGATCTCGTTCATCATCTCCGCAAACAACAACATCCCGAAAATCCGCCAGTCGATCGAGCAGCTGGCCCGGTCCCTCGGCGAGCCGATCGGTAAGGGCCGGCACGCCTTCCCGACCCCCGAACGGCTCGCGGCGGCCCCCGCGCGGACGCTGGCCGCGTGCCTGCTGGGGTACCGCGCGCCCTACGTCCGGGCCGCCGCGCGCCTGGTCGTCGACGGCCGCCTCGACCTGAGGGCGCTCCGCCGCCGGCCGGTCGACGAGGCTCGCGAAACGCTCCTCTCGGTTCCTGGGGTAGGGGACAAGGTCGCCGATTGCACCCTGTTGTTCGGGCTCGGGCAGACGGCCGCGTTTCCCGTGGACGTGTGGGTCAAGCGTGCGGTGGAGCGATTGTACTTTCGCGGCCGGGCGCGGACCGCCGGACAGATCCGCGCGTTCGCGCAGGCCCGATTCGGCCCGATCAGCGGGTACGCGCAGCAGCATCTGTTCGCCTACGCCCGCGCCTATCTCGGGCCGCGAGGCGCGCGGTCGGGCCCCGTCCGCCCCGGCCTCTGGATGACCGAGCCGCCCCGTCGCGCGGGGCCCACGCCTACCGACTGATCGCCGTGAACGCCTGGTCGCACGCCTCGAGCGTGCGGTCCACATCGGCGTTGGTGTGGGCCAGCGAGAGGTAGAACTTCTCGTTCGGGTTGACGAGGATCCCCCGCTTCAGCAACTCGATCGACCACTTCAAGTTCAGCTGCGTGTCGGAGGTCAGCAGATCCTCCCAGTTGCGCAGCGGCTTTCGCGCGGTGAACCGGACCCCAAACACCGCATCCTCTCCCGGGGTCTGCACGACCACGCCGTGCCGGGCCCCGAGGGCCTCGATCTCGCGCCGCAGCCGGCCCCCGATCGCGTGGAAGTGCTCGTACGAGCCGGGGCGGCTGAGCACATCCAGGGCGCAGACCCCGGCGCTCGCGCTGATCGGGTTGCCGTTCAGCGTCCCGCTTGCCCACACCAGGTGCGCGCGGTCGGTCCGGCGCGCATCCAGATGCTTCATCACGTCGCTGCGGCCGGCGATCGCCGCCATCGGAAACCCGCCGGACATCGCCTTCCCGTAGGTGGCCAGATCGGGCACGACACCGTACCTCTCCTGGGCGCCTCCCCAGGCGATCCGGAAGCCGGTGACGACCTCGTCGAAGATCAGCACGATCCCGTGACGCGCGGTCGCCTCGCGCACCGCCTCGAGAAACCCGGGAACCGGAACCAGCACGCGCTGCAGCGGCTCGACGATCACCGCGGCCAGCTCCGCGGCGTGCTGCTCGATGATCTCCACCGCCTTCGCCGCGTTGTTGAAGGGCGCCACGAGCACCTGCCCGCGCAGCGCCTCGGGGATCCCGATGGAGTCCGGCTCGGCGTCCGGGTAGGCACTGGGGCGCTTGGGGACGGTGCCCCACAGCGCGTAGTCGTTCATCCCGTGCCAGCCACCCTCAAACTTCATCACCTTCGACCGGCCGGTGGCGCCGCGGGCCAGCCGCATCGCAAAGAACGTCGCCTCCGTGCCGGAGCCCGTGAAGTGAATGTGGTCGGCGCAGGGGATCGCCTCGACCATCCGTTCCGCCAGCCGGATGACGGATTCGTTGAGGAAGTAGTAGGTCGATCCTTTGGTCACCTGGCGCTGCACCGCGG comes from the bacterium genome and includes:
- a CDS encoding mandelate racemase/muconate lactonizing enzyme family protein, producing the protein MRIDRVQTFAVKIPYHDRFGGHTARPARFPGSEYYFEEDWREVYADRTESLLVRIDTDQGLHGWGECQAPIVPEAAQAVVDRLLGPMLLGADPRDVRALRDRMYQSMNVRGHFTGFMVDAISGLDIALWDIAAKAAGTPLAAAIGAPLRDRLPAYVSGLRAPTVEDRAALAAECFRAGYAGVKLYLGHGLDPDVAQAAAVRDRVGSGARLVADAFWVYSMEEAVRLGGRLAALGVEWLESPIEPEDVLGHARLANQLDLPVAVGEALRTGHQFADWLRQDALDVAQPDIARCGITEGCRIAELAAAYRRPVALHLGVSLGVAMAATWHVAATLPHFLIQEHHPPMLELTNRFIAPPLRLDRGSLIVPAGPGLGVDVDVAALAEYVSGRGEVNRVRA
- a CDS encoding sulfite exporter TauE/SafE family protein translates to MIYAALVILAAAAGAAATGFGFNLFSAPLLAAVYPPRTIVALTLALGTVTSGVLLARPEIRLGADWKLVGRMSLSSLAGMPLGLFLLLHAHPVAIKVAIAGLTAAFAASRLTGVRPRVRPAPWQAVAAGVVSGILSTGTSLNGPPVALLLLWWGQSKDLFRANIVAFVFLTTLASVGLLVLSGAMPPPTIRLALALVPCALLGYAGGIAVAARLSERGFERTVLGFLLVVGILGAVQALA
- a CDS encoding aminotransferase class III-fold pyridoxal phosphate-dependent enzyme, which encodes MKPAPASGPGGSLWLQGQAQTALRRRGGPLLLVRGEGCRVWDDRGRAYLDARSGLWAVTVGYGRADVADAVHEQLRRLSFAPLTDAASPLALDLAARLADVLPGDLSAVALVPTGSEAVDTALKFARLYHSAAGERRRRIVISREYSAHGSTYAGASLSDPDRGLLRGIGARLAGIRFTPAPYRYRCRFCADGPACTLACAGAVEEAIAAAGPDRVAAVFAEPVPGPGGVLVPPDDYWPRLRAICDRYGVLLVADEVITGFGRTGRWFACDHWGVVPDLMILGKGMTGGYQTLAAVAMRSHVAARLEARMIPHGFTYSGHPAACAAALACLRIVAAEDLAARAAVEGARLREGLRQALATCPAVGEVRGVGLMVAIELVEDRATRAPRRLRSRDLDRLERDLRHRGVLAFVDNPVILAPPLVVTPRETAQLIEAAAAAVAALGGRTSAAGGAGGRS
- a CDS encoding DUF3096 domain-containing protein, with protein sequence MVSATAPSPLVALIAGILILIVPHLSNSIVALYLIAVGLIGFFGH
- a CDS encoding copper amine oxidase N-terminal domain-containing protein; amino-acid sequence: MKRLALVALLLACAAVSTSVRPASAQQGPIRVYIDGQSIGFDVPPMVSQNRVFVPLRGIFERLGATVDYDAATQHIVAIRGGQTVELTIGSRQARVNNTPALLDVPAFTIGGRAMVPLRFISESLGASVQWVDASQTILIGSAGASPPLPPQGEPSAVPPPPPAQNQTISGRLMAVSTGGNPRIVVRSGGQDSTIAVLPDTSIFRYNAETHTGGSAPLGALRNGDQVTVIVNDQGQAMKITADYRVVAGGRIVGVNSQERTVTLANGRTFVVMDNSEITLNGQPADWGALQSGRSARFLVVAGTNQAYAVRVVNTTQNPPQSVIAPQIETPVPGAQVGNTFSVRGMAQPGALVVVKAQPKLLGQAAQAQTTADLAGRWRVPMNLTSLPFVTFPYVVSAIEVVNGVQSDPASIEVNVH
- a CDS encoding NAD-dependent succinate-semialdehyde dehydrogenase, yielding MAVREVPLFIDGHWVNGHVGGKFEVLNPATSEPIAAVPDGGPEQARAAVDAAAQAFPKWAALTALQRGAILLKARDILTSRIDALARLITEENGKPVAEAKGEVTFGIQYLPWFAEEARRVYGEIVPPPVPHKRLWVTHQPIGVVAAITPWNFPATMVLRKIAPALAAGCTVVLKPPKETPLTAIEIARAFEEVGLPHGVFNVVVGKRAAPIAEVFMNDHRVRKIAFTGSTEIGKMLMAQAANQLKRVAFELGGNAPYIVFDDADIDRAVANAVAIKYFRVGGQSCICANRVYVQRPVAEAFLAKFTEAVRAIKVGSGFEPGVMVGPMINAETLEKVEGLVNDAVKRGARPLTGGHRLTEGAYRQGFFFAPTVLTDVTEEMPVAHDETFGPVAPVLVFDTDDEVIARSNNTAFGLAAYVAARDMRRIIRVSEALEYGLICVNDATGYTHEIPFGGFKESGLGREGGRQGIEEYMEVKSISLNIS